A region from the Fusarium musae strain F31 chromosome 1, whole genome shotgun sequence genome encodes:
- a CDS encoding hypothetical protein (EggNog:ENOG41) — protein sequence MPLRRSSNSADGHSVTSSPSFSLSSTKRRFPLLSRRRNRHSDVSQSSIPPLPSPSPPASPSPSQKVAKPGLRVHVQVKFESPHSSEHVRDYEASAQLKATDRICQALLSRLQHCSSELITRHDSNALDPLRKPHRDVKPLRYRITYRVERDGLIIVEKSLRSFQEYELTHEDAREVVAATDRIIGLFLVRHDPGFQWSESVESETTSPETETFRPCTGRPQSMACIPRSHFVSDTQKFEFVSGYSIELFLRSRCATRYPENRNASIKIDSRQPSPLPLLLGEELTTRVSNLIIDPVDAWKRKFDKRHKSCAGLEGSGGCTHIEDGAVDIMVKVRNHIGPDYTYFSHRIQTSKVLFNDHDGRDFDEFANQVKAKLEKARDMTDKSVRSLDDFTLTIRELRGKNWSVHEPLIVRLDPTVTYCRQTMEAVMERLQTGISNVLEHHEDALATMTVHKRGHLIFDGFLDGAGGDDSVHHERFATPDLERKALEAHLKERIRSDITMLCRDTCAIDCPDTLPNLRLKTSGSAASAIGATQLMRPPLSTAGSSSAAPTTPSLAASLPRQPSEKSFHGSMTSTRSDLSLTKKLAKESLRDPGECPSAPATPSPDMRRVPSGVEMAKKHGYMSDFMADDENQSEPPSTPSLVDTDSLSPRDSVVATPSRAMPHDQSNEGLRIIDDGRRIIYQEQSDMDAIASGMVQFHRPITDDDEPIQLVKEKPAESPGKKATRRSLDTRVPDLSGNTDHLPEAQKHEPVITQQSQPYAPVTPELQKATVAEELSTVSVAEQVLGLGVPVPGQTKAEAITEKGTGETRQAFQEEQWETVETRDKPRENPAEVEVNSKSETSFGTTPEASIREDAETKDISTPDVAVTVTAEEHPSNERQIEAQLSNDSEVQMPKAEPVVSEKSDVSLADAAQKTLEASVLGEFPKPPSIHADADEAGRNDPQKEHGQETPIQTLVSDLRQAEEDQEAIIPRAPEGAPTSSDSGISMEGDAKDREAQSPAATELAENTSLPSKETGDQFSVKADVVGKDEQHIPHSDVTDEHFPEMVTHFLETVPEDTLLEPTEVVAEDVEIVTSDSPKTPEEPTPPEEPPLMPTIASAPPESLLTPDNFFSSLSEENEKGQDYHRKPFDTSEFADALARPRVRPRTATLPERRYSTALTLEIDLNAHCDPDQEHSPTEDAPKSASGTWRRDGLHRRQPSAGFIGLPDQRRLHSVGLRSAVLPYRWQQMRREQALWEGRPGTSHSEA from the coding sequence ATGCCTCTCAGAAGGTCAAGCAACTCGGCCGACGGCCATTCAGTCACATCTTCACCCTCTTTCTCCCTGTCAAGTACCAAGCGCCGATTCCCTCTCTTAAGCAGGAGAAGGAACCGACACTCAGATGTGTCGCAGTCCTCAATTCCTCCCTTGccgtcaccatcaccaccagcatccCCTTCACCTTCTCAGAAAGTTGCCAAACCTGGACTCCGGGTGCATGTCCAGGTCAAATTCGAATCCCCTCATAGTTCAGAGCATGTTCGCGACTATGAAGCTTCAGCCCAGCTGAAAGCTACCGATCGCATTTGCCAAGCTTTGCTTTCGCGCCTACAGCATTGCTCTTCTGAGCTTATCACACGCCACGATAGTAACGCTCTCGACCCGCTCCGCAAACCACACCGTGACGTTAAGCCATTGCGTTATCGCATCACGTACCGTGTCGAGCGTGATGGCCTTATTATCGTAGAAAAGTCTTTGCGCTCTTTCCAAGAGTATGAGTTGACACATGAAGATGCCCGCGAGGTTGTCGCCGCTACCGACCGGATCATTGGTCTCTTTTTAGTGCGGCACGACCCCGGATTCCAATGGTCCGAGTCCGTTGAGTCTGAAACTACCAGccccgagaccgagacctTCCGGCCGTGCACCGGCCGGCCTCAATCCATGGCATGCATCCCCCGATCTCATTTTGTTAGCGACACACAGAAATTCGAGTTTGTATCTGGCTATTCGATTGAGCTTTTCTTGCGCAGCCGTTGCGCTACGCGCTATCCAGAGAACCGGAATGCTTCTATCAAGATTGACAGCCGACAGCCTTCACCTTTACCCCTCCTGCTCGGCGAGGAATTGACCACCCGTGTCTCAAATCTTATAATTGACCCAGTTGACGCCTGGAAGCGCAAGTTTGACAAGCGTCACAAGTCTTGCGCTGGCCTGGAGGGCAGCGGTGGCTGCACTCATATCGAGGATGGAGCTGTTGATATCATGGTCAAGGTCCGTAATCATATTGGGCCTGACTATACCTACTTCTCCCACCGTATTCAGACAAGCAAGGTTCTTTTCAATGACCACGATGGTCGCGACTTTGACGAGTTCGCCAACCAAGTCAAAGCGAAGCTGGAGAAAGCTCGCGATATGACAGACAAATCTGTGCGGTCCTTGGATGACTTCACTCTTACAATCAGAGAGCTCCGTGGAAAGAACTGGTCCGTTCATGAGCCTCTCATCGTTCGACTTGATCCCACAGTTACATACTGTCGCCAAACCATGGAAGCTGTCATGGAACGTCTTCAGACTGGCATCAGTAATGTCCTTGAACATCATGAGGATGCTCTTGCTACCATGACCGTTCACAAGCGCGGAcatctcatctttgacgGTTTCCTTGACGGTGCTGGTGGCGATGACAGTGTGCATCACGAGAGATTTGCGACACCTGACCTGGAGCGAAAAGCCCTCGAAGCTCACTTAAAGGAACGCATTCGTTCAGATATTACGATGCTTTGTAGAGACACATGCGCCATAGACTGTCCTGATACACTGCCAAACTTGCGGCTAAAGACAAGCGGATCAGCTGCGTCTGCCATTGGAGCAACCCAACTGATGAGGCCTCCTCTTTCTACAGCTGGTTCATCATCTGCTGCGCCAACCACGCCTTCGCTTGCTGCCTCGCTTCCTCGCCAACCATCCGAGAAATCCTTCCATGGATCCATGACCAGCACTCGTTCTGACCTCTCtctcaccaagaagctcgcgAAGGAAAGTCTGAGGGATCCCGGTGAATGCccctcagcaccagcaacccCGTCACCTGACATGCGCCGAGTACCTTCGGGTGTTGAAATGGCCAAAAAGCATGGGTATATGTCTGACTTCATGGCAGACGACGAGAACCAGTCCGAACCCCCGTCTACTCCAAGTCTGGTGGATACTGATAGCCTCAGCCCTCGAGACAGTGTCGTTGCAACCCCCTCGCGGGCCATGCCCCATGATCAGTCCAACGAGGGACTTCGCATCATAGATGATGGACGAAGGATCATCTACCAAGAGCAGTCTGATATGGATGCCATCGCAAGTGGAATGGTGCAATTTCACCGCCCGATCactgacgatgacgagccTATTCAGCTTGTCAAAGAGAAGCCAGCTGAGAGCCCCGGTAAGAAAGCGACTCGTCGATCCCTGGATACCCGTGTGCCGGACCTCTCTGGAAACACAGACCACCTTCCTGAGGCACAGAAGCACGAGCCAGTCATAACTCAACAGTCACAGCCTTATGCCCCTGTGACACCTGAGCTTCAGAAGGCAACGGTGGCTGAAGAGCTCTCAACCGTGAGTGTCGCAGAACAAGTACTCGGGTTAGGTGTTCCCGTACCTGGACAAACAAAGGCCGAGGCCATTACTGAGAAGGGCACTGGCGAGACCCGCCAGGCTTTCCAAGAGGAGCAGTGGGAGACAGTTGAGACCAGAGACAAACCTCGCGAGAATCCAGCAGAAGTCGAGGTCAACTCAAAATCTGAAACGAGCTTTGGGACTACACCTGAAGCCAGTATTCGTGAGGATGCCGAGACCAAGGACATTTCCACCCCTGATGTTGCTGTGACAGTTACCGCTGAAGAGCACCCTTCTAATGAGAGACAAATAGAGGCCCAACTGTCCAATGACTCTGAAGTGCAAATGCCTAAGGCTGAGCCTGTCGTTTCTGAGAAATCCGACGTTTCACTCGCTGATGCCGCGCAGAAGACACTCGAGGCGTCTGTACTCGGAGAATTCCCTAAGCCACCCTCCATTCACGCcgatgctgatgaggctgGTCGTAATGATCCGCAGAAAGAACATGGCCAGGAAACCCCAATTCAGACCTTGGTTTCTGACTTGAGGCAAGCGGAAGAGGATCAAGAAGCGATCATCCCTCGGGCGCCTGAGGGAGCACCTACTTCTAGTGATTCTGGCATCTCTATGGAGGGTGATGCGAAAGACCGCGAGGCTCAGTCGCCAGCTGCAACAGAGCTTGCTGAGAACACATCTCTCCCTTCCAAAGAGACAGGCGATCAGTTTTCCGTCAAGGCTGATGTCGTTGGTAAGGACGAGCAGCATATTCCGCACTCGGATGTGACCGATGAACATTTTCCTGAGATGGTAACTCACTTCCTTGAAACTGTTCCTGAGGACACCCTTCTCGAACCTACTGAAGTGGTAGCTGAAGATGTCGAGATTGTCACGTCCGACTCACCTAAGACGCCAGAGGAGCCCACACCTCCCGAGGAACCCCCCCTTATGCCCACCATTGCCTCTGCCCCTCCGGAGAGTCTGCTGACCCCGGAcaacttcttctcttccttgtcaGAAGAGAATGAGAAGGGACAAGATTACCATCGGAAACCATTCGATACCTCGGAGTTCGCCGACGCCCTGGCTCGACCTCGAGTCAGACCTCGAACTGCCACACTGCCCGAGCGCCGTTACTCGACAGCTTTGACTCTTGAGATCGATCTCAATGCCCATTGCGACCCTGATCAAGAACACTCACCCACCGAGGATGCTCCCAAGAGCGCCAGTGGTACGTGGCGGCGAGACGGCCTACATCGCCGACAGCCGTCAGCTGGCTTTATCGGCTTACCAGACCAGCGCCGGCTTCATTCTGTTGGTCTTCGCAGTGCTGTATTGCCATATCGTTGGCAGCAGATGCGTCGTGAACAGGCGCTCTGGGAAGGACGACCAGGCACTTCTCACAGCGAGGCCTGA
- a CDS encoding hypothetical protein (EggNog:ENOG41): MSFPTINPNTTIALVTGANQGIGFEIAKKLASENNDYHVIVSGRRLQAVQEASTLLQAQGLNVSPLILDITSDDSIAAAVEAIRDKFGRLDILVNNSAISGYGMAVSPRELMMAVYNTNCIGTALVTDSFIPLLERSTKTRRIVFVSTALSSLTLKADPTHPMHSFDFGVYTHSKSSLNMMALHFAIRYENDPQWKINIVCPGHNSRTALNGFAGTEPVDLGAISSVKAATLGPDGETGTFKDDKRVIPW; the protein is encoded by the coding sequence ATGTCTTTTCCTACCATCAACCCCAATACCACAATCGCTCTCGTCACTGGTGCCAATCAGGGTATTGGCTTCGAAATTGCTAAGAAGCTCGCGAGCGAGAACAATGACTACCACGTCATTGTCTCTGGCCGCCGTTTACAAGCGGTACAAGAGGCGAGCACCTTGCTACAAGCTCAGGGGCTCAACGTCTCACCTCTCATACTGGATATCACATCAGATGATAGCATCGCCGCTGCGGTCGAGGCTATCCGTGATAAATTTGGTCGTCTTGACATCCTTGTCAACAACAGCGCTATCTCAGGCTACGGTATGGCCGTGTCTCCGCGAGAACTTATGATGGCCGTCTATAACACCAATTGCATCGGAACCGCCCTCGTCACTGACTCTTTTATCCCCCTCCTCGAGCGCTCTACCAAAACCCGCCGTATTGTCTTTGTTTCTACCGCCTTGAGCAGTTTAACACTGAAGGCCGATCCTACGCATCCAATGCATAGCTTCGATTTCGGTGTTTATACGCATAGCAAGTCATCTCTCAATATGATGGCGCTCCACTTCGCCATCAGGTACGAGAATGACCCGCAGTGGAAGATCAATATTGTATGCCCAGGGCACAACTCCCGGACCGCCTTGAATGGATTCGCAGGAACCGAGCCAGTCGATCTGGGTGCCATTAGCTCTGTGAAAGCCGCTACTCTGGGGCCTGATGGGGAGACCGGTACATTCAAGGACGATAAGAGGGTTATCCCCTGGTGA